CCCGCCCGGCTGCGCCGCCACCGACGAAAGATTCCCTCGTAGATAGCTTCATTCGCCGGTCTGAAGAGTTTGAAAAGCAGCAAAACTACGCTAAGGCCATTTTGGAACTGCGGGAAGCCCTGAAGCTCAATCCCAAAAATTCTAACTGCCATAGCCGCATGGGCATGATTTATATCAAAACCAAGCAGGCCAAGATGGCCCGCATTCACTTTGATAAAGCCCTAGAGATTAACCCCAACGATGAAATTGCTGGGGCAGGGCGGCGCATGATAGAGCAATCCGGCAATGCCTCTCAGGCGGGCGCTAAGTCTGCGGGCGGCAAGCGCGCGGCATCCGGTAAAGATACGTCGTCTAAGGGTGGCTTATTTGGGCTCTTTGGCGGACGCAAAAAATAGCTGAGTGACCCCCATGGTCTGATCGCTCATTCAGTCATGTAGGGGCAGGGGATCGGATCAATCCTCTGAGAGAATAGTGTTGAACAGGTGGACGATAGCGTTCTCCTCCATGGTCGCGATATCGCGTAACCAGTATGGGGATGGGCGAGGGGCGATCGCGTTCAGATCCATTCAGCGCCGATCGCCACCTGTCGTTTGGCGTTTGATTGTTAGGAATTGGTGTAACGGTTAATGACTTATCAACCTCCCGTTGGAGCCAGGGATCTATTTCCGCTGGACGTGGCCCAAAAGGTTTGGATCGAGGCGCGGCTGCAGCAGGTTTTTCATCAGTGGGGCTACCATCGCATCATTACCTCAACCCTAGAGCGCCTAGATACGCTGATGGCTGGGGGAGCGATCGATCAATCCACGGTGATTCAAGTCCAAGGTGCGGAGGAGCAAGGGCTGGGTCTGCGTCCAGAATTCACGGCGTCCATTGCGCGGGCAGCCGTGACCCGCATGGCCGGCATGACCTTTCCCTATCGTTTGTACTACAACGCCAATGTCTTTCGGCGACCGTCGGCCGCCAGCTACAACCGTCAGCAGGAGTTTTTCCAGGCTGGGGTGGAGCTGCTGGGGCAAGATGGCGTGGGGGCCGATGCGGAGGTGCTGCTGCTGCTGTCGGACTGTATGCGTAAGCTGGGTATGCAGCAATGGCATCTGTTAATTGGAGAAGCGGGGCTGAGCCGATCGCTCCTATCGGTGTTTCCAGAACGCTTACGATCAGAGGTGCGGCGGGCGATCGCTCATTTAGATCGCATGGCCCTCGAAGCGCTGCCCCTGTCGGACGAGCTCCGCGATCGGGCTCTATTGCTGTTGGATCTACGGGGCAAGCCAGAAGACGTGTTGCAAACCGTATCCCAGCTTGACCTAGAGGATGATCAGCGCCGAATTATTGAGAACCTCAAGGTTTTGGTAGACCTGCTGCAGGATAGCTTCCAGGCTCAGCCCGATCAGGCCCATCCGTCGCTGATCCTAGATCTCAGCCTCATGCAAACCTTCGACTATTACACCGGCATTGTCTTTGAGGCAGTGAACTGGGGCGAGTCAGGTCAGCGCATCTTGGGGCAAGGGGGCCGCTATGACCAACTGCTGGGGTTGTACCATCCCCAAGGCGATAGCGCTCCAGGCGTAGGCTTTTCCCTGAATATCGAAGACCTACACCATGTCATGCTCACCAACGATCGCTTGCCCTTGGAAATTCCCGCGAACCATTGGCTGGTGGTGCCCCAATCCCCCGCGGCCTATGCAACGGCGTTCACCCATGCCCAGGCGCTCCGTGACGCGATCGCTCCCGATGAACCGCAGCGGGTGGAAGTGGATCTCATGGATCGAGGCAGTCCGGAGGCCGTGCGCGCCTATGCCCGTCAACAGCACATTGAACAAATTGCCTGGATCAATGCCGCCGGTGACCTGACGGTTGAGCAATTAGCCTAGACCTCTGCGGCGGAACGTTACCGGTAGCGGTTCCCCACTGTTCCCTAGCCCCTCTGCAGCGGCCAACGACTTCGCTCAGGAAACAACAACTGGATTCTGACTTTCTCCCTTCCGGAGATGTCCCACCACCAACTCTGCTGGCTGAGCGACATCGAAGCCAGCGGAGTCGAGGCCAGCGACGTCCATCCTTGCCAGAACTCAAGCGCCATGGCGGTAAGCGTTACACTAGCTAATGACCTAATGTTGACAGGGCTGTTGAGGAAACCACTATGCCACATACCATT
This portion of the Leptolyngbya sp. CCY15150 genome encodes:
- a CDS encoding ATP phosphoribosyltransferase regulatory subunit, whose amino-acid sequence is MTYQPPVGARDLFPLDVAQKVWIEARLQQVFHQWGYHRIITSTLERLDTLMAGGAIDQSTVIQVQGAEEQGLGLRPEFTASIARAAVTRMAGMTFPYRLYYNANVFRRPSAASYNRQQEFFQAGVELLGQDGVGADAEVLLLLSDCMRKLGMQQWHLLIGEAGLSRSLLSVFPERLRSEVRRAIAHLDRMALEALPLSDELRDRALLLLDLRGKPEDVLQTVSQLDLEDDQRRIIENLKVLVDLLQDSFQAQPDQAHPSLILDLSLMQTFDYYTGIVFEAVNWGESGQRILGQGGRYDQLLGLYHPQGDSAPGVGFSLNIEDLHHVMLTNDRLPLEIPANHWLVVPQSPAAYATAFTHAQALRDAIAPDEPQRVEVDLMDRGSPEAVRAYARQQHIEQIAWINAAGDLTVEQLA